The Lewinellaceae bacterium DNA window ACTTGCTGTCCCGGATAAAAAATGTATCCTTTAAATCCGGACACGTCCTAAAATTAGTTATTTCGACCAATTGACCCTTCTCGAAAAAACCAGCATAAGTTTGGGAAAATATATTGCATCATGGATAAAAAGATCAGGCTGCACCAATTGAATTTTCCGATAGGAATTACCCAATTACCCTTAACGGAACCCATACCGCACTGGGTTTTCGACAGTCCATTTTTTCAATTGGTGCGCACTCCTGATGAATGTTCAGTTGTTTGTGCGATGGAATATTTCCCTGATAAACTGATTGTTGAGCCACGCTGGAAAGGGTTCTATGTCGAAGGCCCCCTGGATTTTTCCCTGACCGGCATTCTCCATCAAATAACCTCTCCCCTGGCTAAGGCAGCCATTCCCATCTTCGCCATTTCCACTTTCCTCACGGATTATGTACTGGTCCGGGAAATGGATTGGGGCCGGGCTATTGAAGCGCTCGGACAAGCCGGAATGGAGGTTCTGGATTAATGCGTTGATATCGGAACTAATAAATGCACTAGCTTTACATTTGTGGAAGCAATGGAAGACCAGACCCGATTAAAAAAGTCCATGCGGCGGTATTACAGCCAGCTACGTTCCGCTATGCCTCGGGAGGAAAGAAGTGAGGCTGAAACCACCATTTGCCATCAATTGAAGGAAATGCTGCTCACATGGAAAGCACACCGGATACACACGTACCTGCCAATGGGTGAAGAAGTAAATATCTGGCCGGTCATCCGCTGGGCGATAGGGGCAGGCATGGAGCTCACCGTCCCCAAGACCTTGCCCAAAAGAAGATTGGAACACCTACTATTTCTAGATCCTGAGGACCTGACTTACGGAGTATTCGGCACGCGGCATCCAAGACTGGCTGTTCCAAACCCCGGCCCCTATGATGTCATTCTGGTGCCGGGCCTCGCATTTGATTCGCAGGGCAATCGTCTGGGTTATGGTGCCGGTTATTACGATCATTTCCTGACAGAGCAACCAGCTGCCATCAAAGTAGGCATCTGTTTTTCGGAACAAATTGCACAATCCGTCCCTCACGAAGATCACGACATTCCGATGGATGCCGTCATCACCGAGCATGGTTTGGAATCCGGATCACTCCAATAACATTGAACCGGGTGATGACCATGGTGGAAAAAATACTGTGCGCATTTGCAGTCACATACATATGGTGTGCCTACATTTCTACGTTAAAATTTACAAAACATCCACATGCGGTTACTGTCCCCCTTCCTGGTTATTCTGCTATGGCCTGTAATCCTCTCCGCCCGCCAGATCACCATTGGTCAGGCTGGTGATTATGCCCGGTTAAGTGACCTCAATGAACTGATTACCGCCGGAGACACCCTCCTGCTTTTGGATGCATTGTATCAGGATGGTACTCAGTTTCTGGAAAACTGGCATGGCAGCGCACAGGCTCCTGTCGTTATCCAACCTGCTTCGGGCCATACAGTGATTTTCCGCGGCGGCACGGAAGCCCTGCATCTGGTGAGCTGTTCGTATGTGGTGATCGAAGGACTGATCGTGGAACAGCAAACCGGCAATGGGATCAATATTGACGACGGGGGTAACTACGATGTACCAACCCATCACATTACTTTGCGTAACTGCGTATTCCGGGATATGGCCGCAGATGGCAACAACGACCTGCTTAAGTTGTCCGGCCTGGATGACTTCCTGGTGGAACAATGCACCTTCATCAATGGCGGTGACGGCGGCAGCGGCATCGACATGGTTGGTTGCCATCATGGCACGATCCAGGATAACTATTTTGACCGGGCAGGTGTCAGTGGCATCCAGGCGAAAGGTGGCACGCAATACATCCTTATACAACGCAATATCCTGAAGGATATGGGGCAACGCGCCGTGAATCTGGGCGGCAGTACCGGGCTGGAATATTTCCGTCCCCCACTGAGTAACCCAATCCGGGATGCATTCGAAGCCGCAGATCTGGATGTCTATTCCAATGTATTTGTAGGTACCTGGTCACCAATAGCCTATGTTGGCAGCATCCGGGTGAACGTCATCAACAATACCATCTATCATCCGGAAAACTGGGTATTCCGTATCCTGCAGGAGACCACCGAACCAGGCTTCCTTGCCTGTGCAAATAATGTATTCCAAAACAACCTGATAGTTCTGGAACACGACCTTACGGAGGTAAATGTGGGCCCCAATACCGATCCGGAGTCTTTTACCATCAGCCACAATCTATGGTTCAATGAGTCGACGGACAACTGGAGCCCTACCCTTCCGGTCAATGATCCGGCACAGCTTACCGGGGATCCATTACTGTTTGATCCGGAGAACGGCGACTTTCAGCCAGCTCCTGTAAGTCCGGTCATAGGAAAAGGAAAATCCGGGAATGGCCCTGAAACAGATTTTCTGGGCAAGCCATTTCAGGATCCACCCTCAATAGGCGCCATCGAAGGCAGTATGGCAACTACACTCCGACACAATACCCAGCTACAGGAAGCATTGGAGATATCACCGTCAATCGGTCATGATTATGTTAAAATTCGAATCCCGGTTACGGAGGGGATGCTGCAGATCGTATCCGTGGACGGGCGACTATTGGAAATACATACCGTGCGTAGTCAAGACATCCGGGTGGACATAAGCCAATATCCGGCTGGCATTTATTGGGCTACCTGGTTAGCTCCGCATGGAAAGTCCATCACTGGTAAATTTATCAAAGAGTAGCGCGGCGTTGAAGCAATCCCAGAGCGCTAAGTAGTTTGTATACACCCCGAAAATTCTGGAATAGTCTTCTAAAATCCCACTTACGGATAGCATAATCCTTCTTACGGCATAACCATTTTCTGGGAACATGAAATGATTGAATTTTGATCAGGAATCAAAATAAACTAATCTATTTCGATATGCATTCCCAGATCATTTTCAGTTTTATGGCATTTTTATTGGCCGTGACCTCCTTATCGGCAGCTGACTTTCCCATCCCGTTGAAACAGGCATCCGAGCCCATAACCATCGATGGCCGGCTGGATGACCCAGCCTGGAAACATGCATTTGTCATTCAGGATTTCAAGACCATACAACCCGACTTCGGGTTGCTACCATCAGAACAAACGACCGCATACCTCACGTATGACCAGTCCAATATTTATTTTGCGGCCTACTGCTATGATTCACAACCATCCAGGATAAAAGCCAGTTTGTCCGCCCGGGACCAGGTAGATGGAGATGATTGGGTAGCCTTCTGCCTTGATGCCGATAATGATGAGTTAAGTTCTTATTTCTTTTTATCCAATCCGCTGGGTATCCAGGCCGACGGGACGCTGGATGCTTCGGCATCACCCGATGCCCTGCTGGATATGGTCTGGCAGAGCGCCAGTCAGGAGACTCCCGACGGGTACATCGTTGAGATGGCCATTCCCCTGAATAATTTGCGCTTTTCCAACCGGGACACCCTTACCATGGGATTTAAAATTGCCCGGTACATCAGCCGAAAATCAGAAGAGGATGATTTCCCGGAATACCGGCCGGAACGGGGTGCGGCCCTGACTCAGTTCCAGAAAATAACAGTGACCGGAATTAAAAGCAAAAATATCCTGGAAATTTTGCCCGCGGTCACGTTAGGTCGCCATGATCAATTGCAGGCAGGGAAACTAGAATCAGGGGCCTGGAAAGCAGATGTCGGCGTTACCGCCAAAATAGGCATCACGTCCAGCCTGACCCTTGATGCAACCTATAACCCGGATTTTTCACAGGTAGAATCCGACGCCAGTCAAATTGATGTAAACCTGAGATCGGCCTTGTTTTATCCTGAAAAACGTCCCTTCTTTCAGGAAGGCCAGGATCTGTTTGGATTCAGCGCAAGCCTGGATGGCACCTATCTCCAGCAATTAGTTAATACGAGATCCATCGTGGACCCTCAGGTGGGCCTGAAACTCACCGGCCGGATAAATCAAAAAAATGTCCTTGCAGCATTGTATGCCCTTGACCAGTATCCTGGAACCCTGGGCGATAATCCCACGGGCAAAGATGCCCACTTTTCCGTACTGCGTTATGGCCGTCTGCTTAAGTCTGACAGCTATCTAGGTGGTTTTTTTACCGGCTGGAATTACGATGGTCAATCGAACTATGTCGCTGGTGCGGATGGCCGGCTTCGTACCGGAAACAAAAGTCGGATTGAATTCCACGGATTTAGATCTTTCAGCCGGGGTGAAGAACATCAACAAGGCCACGCGATAGGCACTGCCTGGCGTTACGATGCACGTGACTGGAATTTTCATACCGGGATTTTCGATGTGTCTGAAAACTTCAATACACGGTTAGGCTATGTTACCCGGACTGGAATCACAACCATTCCGATGGTGCTGACACGTAACTTCTATTACGAAAACAAACGCTTGCAACGACTATCACCCTATATCTGGTCCCGCAATAGCTTTGACCATGCAGCAAACCTATGGGAAACACTCAACAGCTTTGGCATCGAGATGGGATTACCTCGACAAAGTGAAATTACGGTTTCTGCTTGGCTGGGTAATGAGGTGTTTGCCGGTCAACAATTTAGCAGGAATGCATTGCGATTTGTGGCAGCCAGCCAGCCTTACAACTGGTTAGGAATCGGCATGGAATGGCGTTATGGCCGAGCCATCTATTACAATTATGACGATCCTTTGGGAGGGAATGAACAACTTCTTGGTGCGTCCATCCGTTTACAGCCGTTCGCAAAACTATCATCCCAAGTAAACGTGCGCTTCGGCAATTTTTATCGCAAAGGGTCCCAGGAAGCGCTCTATTCTGTGACTATCTGGCGAAATAGCACGGTTTGGCAATTCAATAAATATTTATTCTTCCGGGCTATTTCAGAATTTAACGTCTATACGCATAAATTCAGAGAAGATTTATTACTTTCTTTCACCTGGATCCCCGGAACGGTCATTTACCTGGGATACGGATCGCAATTTGAAAAACAGGAATGGAATGGAATGGATTATATTCCGGCTGACCAATTCCTCCAAAGTCAGGGTACGTGGTTTTTTAAAGCTTCTTATCGCTGGCAACGAAAATAAGCAACAGTTATCAAGCTGAACACCAGAAAATCTATGAATAAAGACAATGCAAAGCAATTTGATGATTTAACCATGAATTGGATTAAATATAAATGGCTCTGGATTTTCATCTTCCTTACCCTGTTGGGGCTACTTGACATAGGCGTTCTGGTTACGGACGATATGGCTGACGGCAACCAGGTAGAATGGCTTCGCTATTTTATCAATGAAATATCCGCAGTTTGGCTTTTACTACCATTGATAGCTGTTTTATTCTGGTTTTTCAGGCAATATCCCATTACTAAATCTAACTTCAAAAGCCGGTTACTGCTTCACCTGTTCGTTACAGTATTATTTGGAACCACCCATACACTATTAATGTACACGATTCGAACACCATTGTACCATTGGTTTGGAATTGGCGCATACAATTCATTCTATGGAATCCTCGGGTACAGGATTGTGATGGAATACCTGAAGCAATTTATTTTTTATTGGGTGGTTTACGGGTTATTCACATTATTTAAACAGTTCAGAGAACAACAACTACAACAAATCCGGACGGCGCAACTCGAAGAACAACTTACCAGATCGCGATTACAAACGTTGCAGATGCAACTCAATCCGCATTTTTTATTCAACACTCTTAATGCAATATCGGGCATTATGTACGAAGATTTGGATGCAGCAGACCGGATGATGTCCAATCTCAGTGATATGCTGCGCTCCACATTTCAGATCAAAACATCAGAGCATTCTCTGGATGAAGAAATAAATCTGATCAATCATTATTTAAAAATCATGCAAATCCGGTTTAAAGACAAATTGGATATCCGAATCTCAAGCGAAGATCATGCAGGAGACGCCCTGCTACCGGTATTTCTGCTTCAACCACTATTGGAAAATGCTATTAAACATGGTGTTGAAAGTAAAGGGAAAATTCACATTAATTTAACTTCCAAAATCATTCAGGATAAATTAAACATACTGTTAACCGACGATGGCCCGGGCATCCAACGCAACTTTGGCTCCGGTATCGGATTGAAAAACACCATGGAAAGACTGGAAAATCACTACGGAGATCAATTTAAATTTGAGATGAAAAACCGGGATGAAGGCGGGCTATCCATACTTATTGAAATCCCAATACAAAAAGCTGCATGAATCCCTGGTTGAAAATTCTGATTGCTGATGATGAAGCCCCTGCACGACGTAAATTGCAATCACTATTGAAGGATGAGCCATTGGTGGACCAGGTTTATTTTGCGGAGGATGGGGACATAGCTGTGGAAAAAATTATGCAGTTAAGTCCGGACCTGGTATTACTGGATATTCAAATGCCCGGCAAATCCGGATTTGAAGTAATTGCAGAAGTCGGTGTTGAAAATATGCCACCGGTCATTTTTATTACTGCCTACGATCATTACGCGCTTCGGGCCTTTGAAGTTCATGCTGTTGATTATTTATTAAAACCTTTCGACCGTGAGCGATTTCAAACTGCATTTCACCAGGCGGTGAACCAAATACAACTTAAGAAAAATCAAACTGCTCTTTTTCAGCAATTATTGGCAACTTTTAAAAATCCTCAGCAGTATCTGGACCGGATAATGGTACAGGTAGGTACACGCATTATTCCGCTCTCTATCTCGGACATCCTTTATTTTGAGTCCGACGATAAATATGTAGAAATTCACACCGTAGAGCAAAAGTATTTATTGCGCGAATCCCTCTCCCGGCTGGAGTCTCAACTGGATCCAAAATTATTTGCCCGCGTTCACCGGTCCCATATCGTACAGATCAAAGCCATCCGCCAGCTGACGCCCCGTTCACATGGCGATTACTGGATAGAACTGATTAATGGTAAAAAGCTGATATTAAGCCGCCGGTACCGGGATCAGCTATTTCAATAACATTAGCTTTTGCGCTCATTATGCAGGAGCATATCCACAGCGTGCTCAAACGATCCGGCCCTGACCATCTCTCCCGCATTGACAAAAAAGATCTCATCGGCATTCTGAATGGTGTTCAGCCGGTGGGCAATGATCACCCGGGTGGTATAGTCCGGAAGGTGATTGAGGATATCTTCCAGGACCTGCTCGGTAATGGTATCGATATTGGCCGTCGCTTCGTCCAGGATCAGGATCTCAGGCTTACGTAGAACGGCGCGCATAAATGCAATGAGCTGGCGTTGACCCAAGCTGATGCTTTCACCTCCTGAGCCAATCTCCGTATCCAGACCTTTATCAAAGGTGCTAAGGATGCGCTGGAGGCCGGCTTCACGGATTGTCTCCTCCAATTGGTTACCCTGCGTTTCAAACTGGCTGTTGCCATAGATGATGTTTTCCCGGACCGTACCTGAAAATAGAATTGGCTCCTGCAGGATAAAGCCTATTTTCCGGGCTCTTTCTTCCGGTGAAAAACTGCGGATGTCTTTTCCATCCAGGAGTACTTCTCCCTTCGTGGGGTCATATAGCCTTGCTATCAGGGATGCCGTAGTCGTTTTACCACCGCCGGTCGGGCCTACCAGAGCATAGGTTTTGCCCCGGTGTAATTTGAAGTTGATGTTGTGCAATATTTCGGTGTGTGGATCATAGCCAAAGGAAACTCCTTTAAACTCAATGACCGTTGTGGTGTCCTTCATGTTGTCAGGTGCAGCCACCACCTGCATATTATTTTCCATATTTAGCATGAAGGATATGCGGTCCCAGCTCGCCATAGCCGCCTGAAAATTCGCCCACAAAGCAGCCAGCTGGCGTAATGGATTGTAAAAATTGACCGCATAGGCCAGGTAACTAACCAGCAAACCTATCGTAAATGCCTGGATGCTGATCAAATGAATACCGACTACCAGAACGATAAGCTGTGCCAATGCAGCAAACAATCCGTAAACCGGAATAAAAATATTATTGGCGATGCCTGCTTTTAATGCGGCGGAATAATTCTGGGTATTTGCTTCCTCAAAACGTTCCCGGAAATAATCCCTGCGGTTGAATGCAACAATAACCTTGAAATTCTGCAGACTTTCCTGGATCTCTGCGCTTAAGCCCCCCGTACGCTGCATACTGATGGCATTTTTACTCTTCACCCAGGACGAGCTGAATTTTGTGAATAAAAAAATCAGTACTGCTGGTAATAACGTCGCAATTCCCAACTCAACATTAATCGCCAGTAAAAAAATACCGGCACCGGTCATCGTCACAATGGTGCCAATAAACTGCATCAGGGACTGGGAAAAAAATTGATTGATTTTGTCTGAGTCATTGTTGACTCGGGAAATAAGATCTCCTGCTTTGTTTACTCCAAAAAAGGCAACCGGTAATTCCTGTAGTTTATTAAAGATCGTATTCCGCAACTTAAACAGCATGCGCTGACCGACGCCTCCCATCATGACCGTTTGTAAATAATTAGCCACGAAAGCGATGAGATACATGACGAGCAAGATCCCACCCCAACGCAATACTCCCTGGAAGTCCTTATTCACCACATAGGTATCAATGACATGACCGATAATGAATGGCGCCAGCAGATTTAATCCGGAATTGGTCACAATGGCTATCAAAGCGAGCAACATGGTCTTACGTTCCTCACGGATCAACCGAAGCAATTTCTGCAGTGCCCGCAGACTGGAAGTTTTCTGCTGTTGCTTCGCAACCTCATTGAGATTGTAACTCATAATTGCTGGTGCTTTGTTGAGAATTGTATATCTGAACGTACTCCAGGCTTTGTTTGAGCAAATCCTGGTGAACGCCACGGGCTACTATTTCACCTTCCATCAGTACGATGATCTGATCAAAAAGCTCTGCTGTGGCTATCTTTTGTGTCACGGAGATCAGGGTTATTCCAGGGTAATTTTGACGTAAATTATTCAGGATACGCGCCTCGGTACTGGTATCTACACGGGCAGTAAAATCATCCAGCAGCAATATCCGGGGATTAATGGCGAGTGCCCGGGCCAGCATCAATCGTTGCTTCTGTCCACCGGACAAGGATGTGCCCCGTTCGGAAACGATGGTATCCAATTTATCCGGAAGGGTATTGATAAAGTCTTTCAATTCAGCGGTGGCAATGGCCTTCTCCAGCATTTCATCGTTCACCTCATTGCTGAATGCTATGTTTTCCCGGATGCTCATGTTAAACAGGATGCTATCCTGAAAAACGAAGCCCACCTGACGATAAAAATGCTCTTTCACATAGGATTCCAAATCGTGCCCGTCAAATAAGATCTTACCTGAAGTGGGAGGCAACAAACCAGTTAATAAATAAAGCAGCTGGGTCTTGCCAGCGGCTGTCGGACCGATGACTGCCAGGGAGGTTCCGGGCTCCACCTTGAAGGAGATATTATCCAACGCCATCTTATCTCCGTATTTAAGCGATACCTGCTCCAGTTCAATCCTTCCCTGTAATGGTTCGGTAACTGTTGCCCTGTCTTCCGGTTCCCGGGCATGCAATACGCCGTCGATACGCTGATAACTGGCCGTGGCCTGGGCAATGACATTACTCATGAAACCGATCACTAGAATAGGGAAGATCAGCATGGACAAATAACTGTTGAAAGCTGCAAAGTCACCAATGGTCATGCTTCCCTGGATGACGAAATGGCCTCCAAGAACCAGTATTGATAAGGTAGCAAGATTCGCGGTAAGCACAATTATAGGAATCAGCGTGGCGAATAATTTCAGAATGGTCATTCCATAGTCTTTGGCTTTGGTATTGGCATCCAAAAATTTCACGTACTCCGGTTGCTGGGAGTTGATCACCCGGATAAGTGCAGCTCCCAGAATGCTTTCATTGATGATCTTATTCAACCGGTCAACAACCGCACGACTCTGAATAAAAATCGCCCTTACTTTCTTTAATACCACAGCAAATGCCACTCCGATGATCGGAATGATGGCTACAATAGCGAAGGCCAGCTTCCAATCGATTGAAAATAAAAGAATACTGGCACCGATTATGATGATCAGGGACGAGACGATGGAGACGATGGCCTGCGAAACAAACGATTTTATAGAGTCCACATCCGCGGTCAGGTTTGTCAGTAATTTTGCCGGATTGGATTTCTCAATGAATGCACTGCTTTGCCGGGAAATTTTCTTGGATAGTGAAGTGCGAAGGTCACGGGCCACTTTTTCCGAGGCATATACCTGCACAATTCCCTGCAACCAGGTAAAAACAAAGACAGACACAGCCGCAACCAGGTAACTGGTCAATATGGACTTTAACTGATAGTTATCCGGATAAGAATCGATGGCCGAAGCGATGATCTTTGGTAAGATCAGGTTGATGCTGTTCCCCAAAAGGGCTAAAGCGAGCAACATTACGATGAGCTTGCGATAAGGCTTCAAGAGCCCAAAAATTCCGGCATTTCTGGATGGTTTGCCGGTGCGAGCACTGGTGTTCGACATGGTGCTAAGATTGATTGCCCGAGGAAAAGGCTGCAAATTAACACCCAGCAGGTTGCCAAGCAAACGGCAATTGCCTGTTTAGAGGTTGTTATCCATTTTTTCAATTGAATTCTGACAGTCCAGACCTCTTAAAAACAAAACAGTCACCCTGCTATAGGATGACTGCCTTGTTATATTATTCATTTGGTCGGCTCGACCAGCCTTTATCAATTCACTTTCACCATGCGCTTATTCAATACGCCCATCTCCGTTTCTACTGACGCTCCCGTCGGTCGGTCAGCACCGGTTAATCCACTTTTACCATGCGTCTGTTTAAGACCCCTTTCTCCGTTTCCAGTTGATAGAACAACACGCCCTTCACTTCCGGGATGCTGCCAGATTCCAACGTAAACTGATGGTTACCTGCAGAGTAACTGCCGGTCACCCGGTAGAGCTCCTTACCCGTCACATCCATCACCCGCAGGGTGGCTGTCATGCTTTCCGGCAACCAGAAGCCAATCTTCGTCTCCCCGCTGAATGGGTTCGGCGTGTTCTGATAGAGTTCTGGGGTCCTTATCCCTTCTCCCTTTACCTTTTGTCCCGATGATGCTACTCCGGATCCCGACTCTGTCAACGGACTACTGTCCTGACAGGCATTGCCACTGTTGTCCTGCAGCAACAACGTCGTCGTGCAGAAGTCCTTGTTACCCGCTTCATCGATCACCCAAATCTCAACTTCGATCTCCTGGGAACGTCCATCCGGAATGTCCGCACAGGTGAATGTTATGCTTGGTGTTTCGCCGTCTTCCGTGAAGCTCAGGATCAGGTTATCGGCTGTTGTACAGTTATCGTAGCTGCCCGCATCAAAGTCCGTAGCCCAGATCTCCACTTCGCCCGATGGACTCATCACCACCGTGGCGATGCCATGGTAACAATAAGGCGTTGGGTTCTTGCAATCTCTTATCGTAAAGGTTGTGTAGCAACTGTCCTCGTTCCCACAACGGTCCTTGCCTACCAGCCAGACACCATAGGTGCCGACGGCCAGTTCTGCTGTTAATTCATGGCCTTGTCCGTAAGCTATTGGCGTGGTTTCACCGGCCAATACCGTGTATCGGTACTGGATCTCATCTGCTGCTGCACAGTTGTCTGTGCCTGAAGCCAGCAACTCGTACCGTACCGTCGCTGCATCGCAGTTGTTATCCAGGATGCAGGTCTCTTCCAGCTCATTGCAGACAATCACTGGTGCTTCATCGTCCACCAGTAAGGTACGCCATCGCAATACACCGTCACATCTTCAGGAGCTACCACAACCGGTGGCGTCTTGTCGTCTTTACGCACTTCGATCATGCAGTCGCTGTAGCGAACCGGAGTATAATAAGGTGTGGTCAGATTAAGGCGTTTCGTGATTTCTGCCTCGTTCCGCAAGTTTACAAATTGACAAATTCAACATCGGATGTGCGTCTCCCATCCTGAAATGCACACACTTCAGTTGAAGAAACGTATCCGTAATGTTTTTTTGAGTAATAAATGGAATCGGTAGAAGCGAGCAGGCTGTATATACACTTGATTTCCCGCACAAGGCACTGGAAAAACATTTCCATTGGGCGAATGCTTTGGTTTTCAAGTGTTAAGGTTATGTCAGTCCGTCAAAGGCTGCAATTTAACTCAATAATCTTTATTTGACATAGCGCCGGACAAAATATATTAAAAATTAATATATAAAATCTTCCGTTTAAGGTCTTTCACCGGATCCGGGCTGTCAAATGCAGCGGAGGGTTATTGCCCAGGAAAGAATGGCTGATATCGATCGCTGCTTCATCCCCGTTCAGGGTGATGGTGATAAATGCCGTATGCGGGCTTTCGATGTACCTAAGTAAAATTTTCAGAGTGTGATCATCCTCCCAGGAGTAACTTCCGGCCGTCTGAAATGGTGGAAGGCCCTCGAGATTATTTGTTGCCCGGGCCACCAGGTAAGGTCCTTTCCTAAGGGTATTATCCAGGATCCAGGCACCGTGCCCCATGCGGATCCTGTAAGACTGCCCTGCTTCCTGGAATTGAACAAAGGAATGATCCTTCGTGAAGTTAAAACGCATCGATTCAAAGCTTTCCGGATTGTCTGCGATAACCAAGGTCTTTCCGGTAAGACTTTGCTCCATTTCCGGATTGTTTATGCCGGTTCCCGGCACATAACGCAATTGTGCCAGCCGGTCTGCCAGCTCATCCGAGGTGGAGGATTCAGGCAGCATTTCCTGATCCGAAATCGCCGGGTAGAGGTATTTCCAGATCAGGTTGAATTCTTTTTGCATATCACTGACTTCGGCTGTGGTGATGATCACGGCGTCTTTTTCAGGCAGAACAATGATGTATTGGCCCATGGCTCCATCACCCCG harbors:
- a CDS encoding 5-formyltetrahydrofolate cyclo-ligase; protein product: MEDQTRLKKSMRRYYSQLRSAMPREERSEAETTICHQLKEMLLTWKAHRIHTYLPMGEEVNIWPVIRWAIGAGMELTVPKTLPKRRLEHLLFLDPEDLTYGVFGTRHPRLAVPNPGPYDVILVPGLAFDSQGNRLGYGAGYYDHFLTEQPAAIKVGICFSEQIAQSVPHEDHDIPMDAVITEHGLESGSLQ
- a CDS encoding right-handed parallel beta-helix repeat-containing protein; this translates as MRLLSPFLVILLWPVILSARQITIGQAGDYARLSDLNELITAGDTLLLLDALYQDGTQFLENWHGSAQAPVVIQPASGHTVIFRGGTEALHLVSCSYVVIEGLIVEQQTGNGINIDDGGNYDVPTHHITLRNCVFRDMAADGNNDLLKLSGLDDFLVEQCTFINGGDGGSGIDMVGCHHGTIQDNYFDRAGVSGIQAKGGTQYILIQRNILKDMGQRAVNLGGSTGLEYFRPPLSNPIRDAFEAADLDVYSNVFVGTWSPIAYVGSIRVNVINNTIYHPENWVFRILQETTEPGFLACANNVFQNNLIVLEHDLTEVNVGPNTDPESFTISHNLWFNESTDNWSPTLPVNDPAQLTGDPLLFDPENGDFQPAPVSPVIGKGKSGNGPETDFLGKPFQDPPSIGAIEGSMATTLRHNTQLQEALEISPSIGHDYVKIRIPVTEGMLQIVSVDGRLLEIHTVRSQDIRVDISQYPAGIYWATWLAPHGKSITGKFIKE
- a CDS encoding histidine kinase, whose translation is MNWIKYKWLWIFIFLTLLGLLDIGVLVTDDMADGNQVEWLRYFINEISAVWLLLPLIAVLFWFFRQYPITKSNFKSRLLLHLFVTVLFGTTHTLLMYTIRTPLYHWFGIGAYNSFYGILGYRIVMEYLKQFIFYWVVYGLFTLFKQFREQQLQQIRTAQLEEQLTRSRLQTLQMQLNPHFLFNTLNAISGIMYEDLDAADRMMSNLSDMLRSTFQIKTSEHSLDEEINLINHYLKIMQIRFKDKLDIRISSEDHAGDALLPVFLLQPLLENAIKHGVESKGKIHINLTSKIIQDKLNILLTDDGPGIQRNFGSGIGLKNTMERLENHYGDQFKFEMKNRDEGGLSILIEIPIQKAA
- a CDS encoding ABC transporter ATP-binding protein, giving the protein MSYNLNEVAKQQQKTSSLRALQKLLRLIREERKTMLLALIAIVTNSGLNLLAPFIIGHVIDTYVVNKDFQGVLRWGGILLVMYLIAFVANYLQTVMMGGVGQRMLFKLRNTIFNKLQELPVAFFGVNKAGDLISRVNNDSDKINQFFSQSLMQFIGTIVTMTGAGIFLLAINVELGIATLLPAVLIFLFTKFSSSWVKSKNAISMQRTGGLSAEIQESLQNFKVIVAFNRRDYFRERFEEANTQNYSAALKAGIANNIFIPVYGLFAALAQLIVLVVGIHLISIQAFTIGLLVSYLAYAVNFYNPLRQLAALWANFQAAMASWDRISFMLNMENNMQVVAAPDNMKDTTTVIEFKGVSFGYDPHTEILHNINFKLHRGKTYALVGPTGGGKTTTASLIARLYDPTKGEVLLDGKDIRSFSPEERARKIGFILQEPILFSGTVRENIIYGNSQFETQGNQLEETIREAGLQRILSTFDKGLDTEIGSGGESISLGQRQLIAFMRAVLRKPEILILDEATANIDTITEQVLEDILNHLPDYTTRVIIAHRLNTIQNADEIFFVNAGEMVRAGSFEHAVDMLLHNERKS
- a CDS encoding response regulator transcription factor, producing MNPWLKILIADDEAPARRKLQSLLKDEPLVDQVYFAEDGDIAVEKIMQLSPDLVLLDIQMPGKSGFEVIAEVGVENMPPVIFITAYDHYALRAFEVHAVDYLLKPFDRERFQTAFHQAVNQIQLKKNQTALFQQLLATFKNPQQYLDRIMVQVGTRIIPLSISDILYFESDDKYVEIHTVEQKYLLRESLSRLESQLDPKLFARVHRSHIVQIKAIRQLTPRSHGDYWIELINGKKLILSRRYRDQLFQ
- a CDS encoding ACT domain-containing protein, whose amino-acid sequence is MDKKIRLHQLNFPIGITQLPLTEPIPHWVFDSPFFQLVRTPDECSVVCAMEYFPDKLIVEPRWKGFYVEGPLDFSLTGILHQITSPLAKAAIPIFAISTFLTDYVLVREMDWGRAIEALGQAGMEVLD
- a CDS encoding carbohydrate binding family 9 domain-containing protein; its protein translation is MHSQIIFSFMAFLLAVTSLSAADFPIPLKQASEPITIDGRLDDPAWKHAFVIQDFKTIQPDFGLLPSEQTTAYLTYDQSNIYFAAYCYDSQPSRIKASLSARDQVDGDDWVAFCLDADNDELSSYFFLSNPLGIQADGTLDASASPDALLDMVWQSASQETPDGYIVEMAIPLNNLRFSNRDTLTMGFKIARYISRKSEEDDFPEYRPERGAALTQFQKITVTGIKSKNILEILPAVTLGRHDQLQAGKLESGAWKADVGVTAKIGITSSLTLDATYNPDFSQVESDASQIDVNLRSALFYPEKRPFFQEGQDLFGFSASLDGTYLQQLVNTRSIVDPQVGLKLTGRINQKNVLAALYALDQYPGTLGDNPTGKDAHFSVLRYGRLLKSDSYLGGFFTGWNYDGQSNYVAGADGRLRTGNKSRIEFHGFRSFSRGEEHQQGHAIGTAWRYDARDWNFHTGIFDVSENFNTRLGYVTRTGITTIPMVLTRNFYYENKRLQRLSPYIWSRNSFDHAANLWETLNSFGIEMGLPRQSEITVSAWLGNEVFAGQQFSRNALRFVAASQPYNWLGIGMEWRYGRAIYYNYDDPLGGNEQLLGASIRLQPFAKLSSQVNVRFGNFYRKGSQEALYSVTIWRNSTVWQFNKYLFFRAISEFNVYTHKFREDLLLSFTWIPGTVIYLGYGSQFEKQEWNGMDYIPADQFLQSQGTWFFKASYRWQRK